aaaatagtgcTAATGAAACTCCAGAACAGTTAGCTCAAAGACATGGAATATACGGTCCTCTATTTGAGATGGTGTCACCAGCAGTGTCATACATAAAATCTATAGCATTTACTTCTAATCCATATTTAAGACAAAAGTCTgtataaagataataaataagcaaatcaaaaaatatggattttaatttaacttgcTAGAAGTTAAATATACTGAGGTTTATTCAAGTAATTGACATgagtgcaataaaaaaaaaatataattcaagatttttttattatattaaatgtaaTGATAAATTTAAACCAGCACAGTCAGAAACCATGATTATTTAGTATtacattcaaataattttaccttCTTATAGGCATATAATTTCTTATGCTAATTAATTTACACAATAGCAATTTAAAGACAGTACTtagacttaattttatttgtgtgtgcAATGtgcattttaagttttttataagtAATGTTAGTGAAGctacataataaaatcataatattatttaagatatcttctttttttatatcttcTCTTGTAAAACAATAACAGTGACTCGTAACAGTGTTAttccaaaacataaaaataaaagtaatttcgATTGACAATCTTGAAGGTAATTTCTTAGTTTTGAGCACCATTTAAGCAAGATTATAATATGGCAGTTCAAATAAACCATATAACTCATGTTTTTAAATCCTTATCTGTAGGCTCTCAATGATAATCTCTCAATTATATGCATCGCACCTGATACAAGGTAAGTATCAGCATGTAGATTTTTCAAACTAGCAATCAGATTTCTTCTGTCAATTTTCTGTAATTCGGTAAGCGATTTTCTTGTTTGCGATGTCATGTATGGCAAAATTAAACAACCTAATCCAAATACTTTACATCTAAGGCAGTTTTTCCATATTTCTACTAAATCTTCGTCCTTTATAACAGGACAGAttggtaataaattaattgcatttaagCACTTGGTTCGTTGACGCTCTGTAATCGGGTAGTCAGCTCGTTGGAATGGAGATAAAATAACAGCACGCCATGCAGTATATATCACGCTATCCAGTTGAGATGTTAGTTTCAATAATAATGGAATCATTTCTTCATATAGAGCTGCACGTAATAGATGAGGAATAAGATTGCGAATTAATTGCGAGGTACCAAATTCACGTGCAAGTTCGGCAGCTGTTCTCAATCCATCTGCGTTACCTTCAGAAGCCTGAAGCAACTGTTCTAGACCACGAAGTTTATCATGCGTAAAGGTGGCCGCTATCCACGGCATATCAATGCTTTCCAAGCTAACGACACCAAACAACTCTAACAATGACATCCATAGCGCATCTCTCTTGCGATTCGCTACTTTGATGGCAGTGTCAGCATCTACTAAGCTCATTAGACACTGGAGAGctcttaatttttttgatttattattatcactatcatcatcaaaTGCAATACGAGATAAGTATATAGCACCCATCTTAGGGCATGTTGCTTTCAATATGTACTTTGCCGTCATTAATtcctttatatttaaaacagtcACCGTTTTACTGTCACCATTGCCCTTGTCGAGAATGTTTTCTAAAATCTGAATCCTTATAGAACTAACATTAATGGAATTCTTATCTGCAATTTCATTAACAGCTCGATTAACATCGTGTCGGCTCATTTTGGATATAAAATCCGGATGTAGGTATAAAGTACGAATGAGTTGTGCTGGCTCTGTTGAAAGCCGAACAAGCTCTTCAGATGCCcaatcaattttatataaagCGTGCCTTGTTGATAGAGTCGCATACAGCCTTTGCATTTGTCGAACTGCACGATTTCCAGGCTGCTCGGCGGCCCAGCGTTGCGCAAATTGGTAACAGAGATGAGCTGCAGCCACTTGGTCTGCTCCTCGTGCACATCCTTGTAGCACGTAGAAAAGACACGCTCCTGCCCACTCCATGTTGTTAATGTGTCGAACACATCTATGCGCTGCACGTAATAAAGCTTCTTCCTGGCTGGTCAAAAGCCATGGTTCATTTTTGGTATCTGCATCTACGTCATCGTTCCGTTTTCTTGAAGTCATTGTTTGTTTCACGGCGTTGCTGCAAATCATATCTCTAGCAATTTGTGCTGTAGGGTTTAATTCGAGCAAAGCAACAGCGGGTAGCCAACGTTCATACGTTTCTAAAGTTATTTCAGATTTCAAATTCGCCCACTTATCTTCTCGCATAAAAAGATGAAATGGTAACCTGAAGTGACCAATTTCAGGAAACATTCCTTTTACAGAAAACAGTTCATATTCATTTTGTTTAGGAGTACTTTTACGTTTGTATTCTTTCAGGTAGTGTAATAGAAAGTACTCTTTCGTATTCTTTACTTCGGTATCTGTCCCAAAAATCAGGCGATATATGCAAAGATATACTTCATAATAATATGGATTTATAGATACTGCACGACCATGCAGAGTGACTTCACCATTTTTCCAAAAATCGTTCAATATATCttttacaaaatctttattttctatgCTATgccaaataataaaacatttgttcaGATAGCTTTCGTCATTTTCTATGTATATTTGGCGGTGACCTAAATCATCTGgcactattttatatttcagttcCCACGTCGATAATAAAGCTATCAATTGAAGCGATAGGCCATCATTTGTGGAAATGTTTAACGCACGACATAATTCAATAAGTCGCTCAAAACTGGTATCCGGGCTATGCAGCAGAACATAAAACAAGATAACTTTTCCTTCCCAAGTTTCTTCGCTGTTATCAGGTAGAGCAACATCAGCCAAATTGATGTTAAACTTACTTTTAAGTATGTACGGAGGAGGATACGATACAGAACTACCAATTTCTTTGCAGACCGAATCATTGTTGAAAACGAAAGTGCAACGGATAATAGGTGATGAAAGGTACCCAAGTATGTTAGGGGGCAATTGTTCATTATTTCCTCTCAGAATATCTAGAACACTATTATCTTCTTCATAACTTTTCAGAACTAACATTAAACTTGTCATTAATAATTCATCAAGCTCTTGGTATGTGACAACTTTAGCTAACAATCGTTTTGCTATCTCAGACATGTCATCTTGCCATGTTGGTTTCACTGGTTCAGAGTTTATAATACAGTTTGAGACCATTCTCATGAAAGTAAAATCACATTTACTGTTAATACTTGACGATTCCGTTCCTAAACAGTTTGGATATTGTATGGTTTTGTAGAAATTTATCAGTTCATTAATAGCGGTACTCGACGAAATAGGCAGAAATATGTAATGGAATTTCCATGCTATTGACAAGTTTTTCACAATTATGCTAGCGTTGATCAGATTGTTCAATAAAGCCAATTGTTTCATTAAATTGTGAAGATATTCTTCACTGCAGTTCACTATTAGCTCAATTAACACATTGAAGGAATTCAGCAATAGATCACAGTTTTCACCATACTGAAACTGAGATAAAACTGCTGTAAAATCATCAACTGATACATCTTTCGTGGAAAACATCCTTATAAGGTATTCAACAAGTTTTCGCACTTGACAGCAAGTAGAAGTACTTCGCAACAAGGCCGTAAGTACTGAGTATTGAGAATGACATGCTTGTGTTAGTTGAATAACACTTCCACCACGACTAGAGCTTGCAATCGCTCCATCTTGATTGATCCAAGAATTAACTGCATTTTCACAGGTTCTTTCATTACGTATGTCGTTCATATTAAGTTGTATATtataagaatttttgaaattgtaCAGTGTTTCAATGTCGTTAATTTCAATATCATTTAGAAGATGTGTTCCCTTCATGAAGTCTATATAATTTCTTTCAACACTTAAATTAATTGTGTTTCCACAAACAATTTGTTCATATTTAGCCACCACAGTTTTGAGTAACAACTTTTTTTCCTTTGATGATAAGCTATTAAAATATACCAATGCTTTTCTAGTTTCACAATCCTGTAAGCATCTTTCAATGTATAAAGCATTGCCATAGTTTGAATAAATCGGCATTATGCCTATTATTGCTTTTAAATCTTCTAATTCTATAACTGGTAcacttaaaattttatgaagtaCTAACATGTAATCAGTACATGTCATTGGGAAATTATATTTCTTGAGTACCACTTTCGCATTTGCGTAATTAATTTCTGTTTGTATTTCTCTTGAGAGTAATCTTTCTGAATCAGATACAGTAAAGGTTTTACCAGCATTGGTGACTGTTTTTACTGCCAGTTCTAAGACATTTGAATTCCACGGGACATCTAGGACTTTTAGAACTTGTAATAAACATTCAAGTTTATTATTGTAGGAATGGAAAGCTTCCAGTAATATCTGTAGCCGTGCACCATCAATTCCACCACCACTGCTTGCTGCTTCGCTTTCAATGTATGAACCAAGAATTTCATCGATGTCAAATGAATACTGCAAAGCATATGGTGGCAAATAATTTTGCAAGAATGGTGTCAGGTCTTCAGTATAACAACGGCGTAGCATTATCAAAGCTACTTCACTTGGACTCTGAGAGCTCAACTCATTTAACAATACATTGATTCTATATTTATCCTTCAATTCCATTATGTATGATATTCTTGTTTTAAGCATGTCTAGGTCATCCATGGATATAGGTCTTACAGAGATTGATTTAAGAGATGTTTCAAGAATGACTATGATTTCTTCAACGAATTTCAAGCCTATCTTTGGCCAAAATGCAGATTGCtctaacaaaaaaactctttccATAGCCCATCTGACAAATAAGTCAATGTAAAATGGATTTTGTTCTAACAGTGATGGAATAAAATTCTTTAACCAAATAATGATGGAAGCTAGTTTAGTACTACTACTTATAGCATTTAAAATACATGCAACATCATCTGTAGTTATAGACAACTTCAACTGAGAATATTTCAACCAACAAATACAAGCAATATCAAAATCACTTTTACATATAAATGTAACACAAAGTTCTTTGGGATTTTGATCAAAGATGTTGATTTCCTCGTATGAGTTATTGCCTGTAAATTGAATGTATTCAATCAAATCTATTTTGATAGACAATTCACTCactatatttattagattattaTCATTTAGTGCAAATATTCTCTTTTGAAGAGGGTAAAGCAATGATTTATATACAATACTGAGTTGGCATAGTTGCTGAGTTATTTCAATTAGAAATTTAAAATCATCAATAGCCTCATAAAGAGGCTGTAATTCTGGTAATACAGTTTCTGGTTTTGTTGCAGTTGTAATAGTGTTTACCAACATCATCAGCTGAGCCTTGAGTGTTTCTTGAGATGCTTTTTGTACACTACAATTATCAGTATTGTTATCACTTCCAGCAAGATTTGAAGGGTCTTGGGTAAATCCAGCACACTTAATCTCCACctgtaaaagtaaatattgtatgTTAGTTTAAAATTGGACTGAGGTCTAACTACTTATGGATCACATAACTAGCTCATAAGGTGCTCTCACACCACCAACATTACTGAAGTCATATAATAGACAGTATGTAAGACTTCAGTAATGTTAAGAAAGttgataaaaaacattatagtaAAATTATGAGAGCCAGCTGTCATTGCAGCCATACTGGGAAGTCAGAGAGCAAGAATCTGTCTTCAAGAGTTTATCACACTATTTGGGTAACCTGGCTGACAAGATCAGATAGTCAGTCACTCCTTGTGAAATGCTGGTACTAGGCATACATCAGAAAGAAAGCCAATTAGTTGGTGAAAAGGTTAAGCAGATGCTGACATTGATTAACCCCAAACTGGTTAAACTTGCTGCATAaaacgtgtgcgttcgcgcagcggaatgttgttgaatttaaagattttaattatgcagataattagtgtaagacgtcctataattgtgcatggtaaataaaaatttgtgtatgcagccattgtggagaaattcaccaaaaacaaattccgctgggcgaacgttggcgaacgttgtcctggcggaactttttttaatccatagactttacaagaaaagagatgtgtccgaaaattagtgtgtataattgattatgtatgaatgaaatcagtgcatgcataaacttcggagaaattcaagtttccgctacgcgaacgtttggccattagctagttttcatataaagcgcttacatagagagctgtagatttttacatacgttgttttgaatttgtttatatttgtttaaaaaacagatttagaaaaagtcgtagggtttaaaagataaaaatataaacgtaaaatacacttattaggtcttagttcttaaagtatgcagtttggggtctagattttcacgtttacacaaaccttgtaagtgtctccaacatgttgccaagtatcaatgatgttccgtaagtaattaaaaagttataggatattttaccatgaacagatcactgtttacaaagcagtcgaatatcacgacgttctaaaggaattgcatggtaaaatgtatgccaataattagtttaatcattcaactattcacttgcaaaatttcatgtcattaaattcagtaattaaagaaagacaattataatactgacgaagcatcgaaaccctacataatccgaccaagttcggatagctacaaaaaagcggccgtgccatatgtctaagcaacgttcttaacttggaaggttagtatatttattaatatggtacagttgcgtacacaagcgttaggaaaaataaaacaattgcatttcttgaatgaaaatattttttaataataatgccactatctacgacattttagttaaaatacgtaacgtttattaacgttatttttaatcacgtagtcaagtaatttatgtaagtaataataataaaaatatttttgtacacggatatttaaatagagaagtacttgttaattgaaaatttatttttatcgtagatagtggcattattattaaaaaaaaattcaatcaagaaatacaattgttttattttttcctaacgcttgtgtacgcaactgtaccattttaataaatactaacctaccaagttaagaacgttgcttagacatatggcagggccgcttttttgtagctatccgaacttggtcggattatgtagggtttcgatgctccgtcagtattataattgtctttctttaattactgaatttaatgacatgaaattttgcaagtgaatagttgaatgattaaactaattattggcatacattttaccatgcaatttctttagaacgtcgtgatattcgactgctttgtaaacagtgatctgttcatggtaaaatatcctatacatttttaattactaacggaacatcattgatacttggcaacatgttggagacacttacaaggtttgtgtaaacgtgaaaatctagaccccaaactgcatactttaagaactaagacctaataagtgtattttacgtttatatttttatcttttaaaccctacgactttttctaaatctgttttttaaacaaatataaacaaattcaaaacaacgtatgtaaaaatctacagctctctatgtaagcgctttatatgaaaactagttaatggccaaacgttcgcgtagcggaaacttgaatttctccgaagtttatgcatgcactgatttcattcatacataatcaattatacacaaatacgcactaattttcggacacatctcttttcttgtaaagtctatggattaaaaaaagttccaccaggacaacgttcgccaacgttcgcccagcggaatctgtttttggtgaatttcttcacaatggctgcatacacaaatttttatttatcatacacaattataggacgtcttacactaattatctgcataattaaaatctttaaattcaacaacattccgctgcgcgaacgcacacgcaTAAAACAAACAGTTTGGATCACAAGTACTTTGAAAAAAGAAACTCGCTGGGTGCTGAAAACAggcaaaataggtacctatatgattgAAACAGAATGAGAGGTTTCTTAAGTAATAAACATATATATCATCATTGGACTAAATATTTGTagcaatatattaaatatattacctTTTCCTTACTCCACACAAGGTAGTAAAAGAGATCATTGTGGTCCAGCACAGGGTAATAATTCCCTTCTATTTTCTCAAATTCATGTATTACTTGAGATTCCTTCAGATCAATAATCCACATTTGATTTCCATTAGTTAAGACTATCTGGTCTTTCCATGACACAATATGAtcgaattttgtttttgttgttacatTTTCAACTATTCCAGTTATTGGGCATTTTATCATCGCAGTTCCATCCTCTATGTAAATATTCAAACCATTTATTGAATTCTCTGTTGCCTTAACACTTGAATGCGAGACATGGGCTTTCTTAAAAGGAACAGTGAGTTCATTGGTGTTCTCACTTAATCTCTTCAGCAACTCTGAGGTATCTAATGGAATAACAAAGGTATCTCCACTCTCACTGATGAAATGTAAATGGTTACTTATTCTTCCAATCTGACAGATTTTGAGGCTAGTGTTAGTATCATTTGTTACTTTAATTTGTGTACCTTTTACTACATCTATTGCAATGATATCACCACATTTGAAAACAAGCCACACAAAGtgatctaataatattttatcaacaaTTTCCTTTTCAAATGTATAGTATTCGTTCTGCTCTTcaattttttcattgttttccAGTAAGTTCACTACTCGCacactgtttttattttcaaataatactaCTTTTGGATATAATAGTTTAGCATCGATGTTAGAAGTAATACAACTATTAAGCGATTTTACTTGAGACAGTGTTATTGTCATGGTAATAAGCAAAATAGGTTGATTTTAACCTTTAGATTTAGTTTAAAAGATTCAGTTAAACTTACAGTATTCGTTACGTTTTATTGTGTAAGTAACCAGTAACAATTTGAAAACTTCGCTTCGGATTCATAACGTAAGTTTACGTCATTAAAATGTCAGTTACTAAAAAGTGTCAATGTCGTTCTGCTGTCATGTCTGTAATGGGAGATTATGTACTCTGTGGTTGTCCTTGATCCAAACCAAGCCCTGgtatttccattttaaaaagtatccCAAGCATGTGATATCGGTCCTTAGCAGAATTCGTTTAGGTCATTGCTGCACGCCTGTTTTtctacgcaaaattcgtgttcAGGACTCGTCTCTCTGTGAGTGCGGATTGGATGAAGGGAGCCTGGAACACATATTTTTTAGCTGCCCCGTAAATTCCTCATCCTTCGACTTGTATAACCGCctcattaaattaaagattCCTGTTCCAATTAACTTCCCTTCCCTTTTAACATATTCCTCTCCAGAACTGTTCCACATCCTATTGATCTTCAtcct
The window above is part of the Helicoverpa armigera isolate CAAS_96S chromosome 3, ASM3070526v1, whole genome shotgun sequence genome. Proteins encoded here:
- the LOC110380472 gene encoding uncharacterized protein LOC110380472, which encodes MTITLSQVKSLNSCITSNIDAKLLYPKVVLFENKNSVRVVNLLENNEKIEEQNEYYTFEKEIVDKILLDHFVWLVFKCGDIIAIDVVKGTQIKVTNDTNTSLKICQIGRISNHLHFISESGDTFVIPLDTSELLKRLSENTNELTVPFKKAHVSHSSVKATENSINGLNIYIEDGTAMIKCPITGIVENVTTKTKFDHIVSWKDQIVLTNGNQMWIIDLKESQVIHEFEKIEGNYYPVLDHNDLFYYLVWSKEKVEIKCAGFTQDPSNLAGSDNNTDNCSVQKASQETLKAQLMMLVNTITTATKPETVLPELQPLYEAIDDFKFLIEITQQLCQLSIVYKSLLYPLQKRIFALNDNNLINIVSELSIKIDLIEYIQFTGNNSYEEINIFDQNPKELCVTFICKSDFDIACICWLKYSQLKLSITTDDVACILNAISSSTKLASIIIWLKNFIPSLLEQNPFYIDLFVRWAMERVFLLEQSAFWPKIGLKFVEEIIVILETSLKSISVRPISMDDLDMLKTRISYIMELKDKYRINVLLNELSSQSPSEVALIMLRRCYTEDLTPFLQNYLPPYALQYSFDIDEILGSYIESEAASSGGGIDGARLQILLEAFHSYNNKLECLLQVLKVLDVPWNSNVLELAVKTVTNAGKTFTVSDSERLLSREIQTEINYANAKVVLKKYNFPMTCTDYMLVLHKILSVPVIELEDLKAIIGIMPIYSNYGNALYIERCLQDCETRKALVYFNSLSSKEKKLLLKTVVAKYEQIVCGNTINLSVERNYIDFMKGTHLLNDIEINDIETLYNFKNSYNIQLNMNDIRNERTCENAVNSWINQDGAIASSSRGGSVIQLTQACHSQYSVLTALLRSTSTCCQVRKLVEYLIRMFSTKDVSVDDFTAVLSQFQYGENCDLLLNSFNVLIELIVNCSEEYLHNLMKQLALLNNLINASIIVKNLSIAWKFHYIFLPISSSTAINELINFYKTIQYPNCLGTESSSINSKCDFTFMRMVSNCIINSEPVKPTWQDDMSEIAKRLLAKVVTYQELDELLMTSLMLVLKSYEEDNSVLDILRGNNEQLPPNILGYLSSPIIRCTFVFNNDSVCKEIGSSVSYPPPYILKSKFNINLADVALPDNSEETWEGKVILFYVLLHSPDTSFERLIELCRALNISTNDGLSLQLIALLSTWELKYKIVPDDLGHRQIYIENDESYLNKCFIIWHSIENKDFVKDILNDFWKNGEVTLHGRAVSINPYYYEVYLCIYRLIFGTDTEVKNTKEYFLLHYLKEYKRKSTPKQNEYELFSVKGMFPEIGHFRLPFHLFMREDKWANLKSEITLETYERWLPAVALLELNPTAQIARDMICSNAVKQTMTSRKRNDDVDADTKNEPWLLTSQEEALLRAAHRCVRHINNMEWAGACLFYVLQGCARGADQVAAAHLCYQFAQRWAAEQPGNRAVRQMQRLYATLSTRHALYKIDWASEELVRLSTEPAQLIRTLYLHPDFISKMSRHDVNRAVNEIADKNSINVSSIRIQILENILDKGNGDSKTVTVLNIKELMTAKYILKATCPKMGAIYLSRIAFDDDSDNNKSKKLRALQCLMSLVDADTAIKVANRKRDALWMSLLELFGVVSLESIDMPWIAATFTHDKLRGLEQLLQASEGNADGLRTAAELAREFGTSQLIRNLIPHLLRAALYEEMIPLLLKLTSQLDSVIYTAWRAVILSPFQRADYPITERQRTKCLNAINLLPICPVIKDEDLVEIWKNCLRCKVFGLGCLILPYMTSQTRKSLTELQKIDRRNLIASLKNLHADTYLVSGAMHIIERLSLRAYR